In Pseudostreptobacillus hongkongensis, the genomic stretch TTGATGTTATTTTTTACATAATTGAAAAAATTATCATCTGATAAAACAAAATATAAATATTTCATGTTTATTTTATCAGAATTTTTCTTTAATACTAAAACATCTCCATTAGTCCCACCTTCTTTATCTGCTAACCAAATTTTTTTTAAATATGGTCTTATATTTCCTATCAAAATATCACCTTCAGCGTATTTAGTCCACTTACCTTTATCTGGAACATTAGATGATGGAATAACACCTTTACAATTTTGCAACATATTTTCAATACTAATATAATTATATAAATTAAGTAATGAACTTTCTATTTTTTCATTAGAATACAAACAAACATCAAGTAATTCTACTTTCTTAACTTCAACACCTAATTTATCTATATTATTAAATTCAAGTAGATAATCTCTATAATAATTATATTCTTTTTTTCTTAGCGTTAGCTCTTTAGTTAGCTCTTTAGTGTGCTCTGTGAACTTATCTAACACCCTCACAATTTCTTCTTGTATATCTAATGGGGGGATTGGAATTTCAAAATTACTTATTATTGGTAATGTTATATATGGAATTGAAGCTTTAAGTGATTTATTTAAAATATAATCTTTAAAACTATTTTTTAAAAAATACATTAAATACTTCATATTCACATTTTTTATATTATTCATTAAAACATATGTTCTTTGATAAGCATTAAATTTCCCTATATAATAATTAATATGACCTAATTTACTTCCATTACCAGAAATTAATATTGCTTCTCCATCAAAAGCAAAATTATTAATTTTATAAGAAATCTCATCACAAGTAAAAAAAGGATATTTACCATTTTCAACTTTCATATTAGAATTCAATTTACCTGTTTGTATATTTACTACATCCCCCAACTTCTTCCACTCTACTTCTCTTCCATTTAATAACTTTTCTAAGTATTTAATCATAATTCCTCTTTTTCTATAGTTTCTACTATATCCTCTATTTCTTTTCTTAATAC encodes the following:
- a CDS encoding restriction endonuclease subunit S; protein product: IKKRNRGYSRNYRKRGIMIKYLEKLLNGREVEWKKLGDVVNIQTGKLNSNMKVENGKYPFFTCDEISYKINNFAFDGEAILISGNGSKLGHINYYIGKFNAYQRTYVLMNNIKNVNMKYLMYFLKNSFKDYILNKSLKASIPYITLPIISNFEIPIPPLDIQEEIVRVLDKFTEHTKELTKELTLRKKEYNYYRDYLLEFNNIDKLGVEVKKVELLDVCLYSNEKIESSLLNLYNYISIENMLQNCKGVIPSSNVPDKGKWTKYAEGDILIGNIRPYLKKIWLADKEGGTNGDVLVLKKNSDKINMKYLYFVLSDDNFFNYVKNNIKSGKMPRGDKERILKYNFFLPTLEIQERIVNVLDNFEKICNDLNIGLPKEIELRQKEYEYYREYILTNIGNRITLEDKTI